In Brachypodium distachyon strain Bd21 chromosome 2, Brachypodium_distachyon_v3.0, whole genome shotgun sequence, one genomic interval encodes:
- the LOC104582677 gene encoding uncharacterized protein LOC104582677 isoform X3, with protein sequence MTRSTSALSSPRSILSAKVTSRPTKPIAVFAPDLLRRQPIAVLLLLCAEGIFLEIFSSVCSQLALPFSAILASPDHSAWVPHAAGLPSTAAAPGLCHCYTGVQSPVLPPCCCVVRASLLRCRHGLVGPAAAPPMTLLLCCATARSTGRRPCCCAVATQLAMASLPLLLLPSTSPASAVAGPAAPSPPSTRPEKTCRINHLYWLCHRRQSLLVPILGKEISIHAH encoded by the exons ATGACAAGGTCGACGTCAGCACTGAGCTCCCCCCGCTCCATTCTGTCCGCAAAGGTCACCTCAAGACCAACTAAGCCAATTGCAGTTTTCGCCCCAGATCTCTTAAGAAGACAGCCAATTGCAGTTTTATTACTCCTTTGTGCTGAAG GCATCTTCCTGGAGATCTTCTCGTCGGTCTGCTCGCAGCTCGCGCTCCCATTCTCTGCCATTCTGGCCAGTCCCGACCACTCCGCCTGGGTGCCGCACGCCGCGGGCTTGCCGTCTACGGCCGCCGCCCCAGGCCTCTGCCACTGCTACACCGGTGTGCAGTCCCCCGTCCTCCCTCCCTGCTGTTGTGTCGTCCGTGCTTCTCTGCTGCGATGCCGCCACGGGCTCGTCGGCCCTGCTGCTGCGCCACCCATGACCCTGCTGTTGTGCTGCGCCACCGCGCGCTCGACCGGCCGACGCCCCTGCTGTTGCGCCGTCGCCACCCAACTGGCCATGGCCAGCCTACCCCTGCTGCTCCTCCCTTCCACCTCTCCGGCCTCCGCCGTTGCCGGCCCTGCTGCTCCCTCACCGCCAAGTACTCGCCCGGAGAAG ACATGTCGCATCAACCATTTATACTGGCTCTGCCATCGGAGACAGAGTCTGCTAGTCC
- the LOC104582677 gene encoding uncharacterized protein LOC104582677 isoform X4 has translation MTRSTSALSSPRSILSAKVTSRPTKPIAVFAPDLLRRQPIAVLLLLCAEGIFLEIFSSVCSQLALPFSAILASPDHSAWVPHAAGLPSTAAAPGLCHCYTGVQSPVLPPCCCVVRASLLRCRHGLVGPAAAPPMTLLLCCATARSTGRRPCCCAVATQLAMASLPLLLLPSTSPASAVAGPAAPSPPSTRPEKVACLLNAYA, from the exons ATGACAAGGTCGACGTCAGCACTGAGCTCCCCCCGCTCCATTCTGTCCGCAAAGGTCACCTCAAGACCAACTAAGCCAATTGCAGTTTTCGCCCCAGATCTCTTAAGAAGACAGCCAATTGCAGTTTTATTACTCCTTTGTGCTGAAG GCATCTTCCTGGAGATCTTCTCGTCGGTCTGCTCGCAGCTCGCGCTCCCATTCTCTGCCATTCTGGCCAGTCCCGACCACTCCGCCTGGGTGCCGCACGCCGCGGGCTTGCCGTCTACGGCCGCCGCCCCAGGCCTCTGCCACTGCTACACCGGTGTGCAGTCCCCCGTCCTCCCTCCCTGCTGTTGTGTCGTCCGTGCTTCTCTGCTGCGATGCCGCCACGGGCTCGTCGGCCCTGCTGCTGCGCCACCCATGACCCTGCTGTTGTGCTGCGCCACCGCGCGCTCGACCGGCCGACGCCCCTGCTGTTGCGCCGTCGCCACCCAACTGGCCATGGCCAGCCTACCCCTGCTGCTCCTCCCTTCCACCTCTCCGGCCTCCGCCGTTGCCGGCCCTGCTGCTCCCTCACCGCCAAGTACTCGCCCGGAGAAG GTCGCTTGTTTGCTCAATGCTTATGCTTGA